Proteins co-encoded in one Microbacterium hydrocarbonoxydans genomic window:
- a CDS encoding helix-turn-helix transcriptional regulator encodes MDNRAEVREFLMTRRARLTPETAGLPAGSNRRVAGLRRSEVAMLAGVSVEYYSKLERGSIAGASASVLDAVSRALQLNDAEHSHLLDLARAADGIPSSGRSRRRTVKNAAPRPSLQWALDSITDAVAFVRDQRQNLVATNALGRAFYSPVIGDGGRVPNLARFQFLDPQAHDFYPDWDLFAEMCVAVIRAEAGRDPHDKDIQDLVGELSTRSEVFRSLWAAHNVRTHGSGTKRFRHPVVGDLTLVYEELALTAEPGQVMLIYSAEPGSPSAERMRLLASWAAESSERALPSA; translated from the coding sequence ATGGACAATCGAGCAGAGGTGCGGGAGTTCCTCATGACGCGCCGCGCGCGCCTGACCCCGGAGACAGCCGGCCTTCCGGCCGGATCGAATCGTCGCGTCGCCGGACTGCGCCGCAGCGAGGTCGCGATGCTCGCCGGCGTGTCCGTGGAGTACTACAGCAAGCTCGAGCGCGGCTCCATCGCCGGCGCGTCGGCCTCGGTGCTGGATGCCGTGTCCCGTGCACTGCAGCTCAACGATGCCGAGCATTCCCATCTTCTCGATCTCGCCCGCGCCGCAGACGGAATCCCTTCCTCCGGCCGCAGCCGTCGCCGGACTGTGAAGAACGCTGCACCGCGTCCGAGCCTCCAGTGGGCTCTCGACTCGATCACCGACGCGGTCGCCTTCGTGCGTGATCAGCGGCAGAACCTCGTCGCCACCAACGCGCTGGGCCGGGCCTTCTATTCGCCGGTCATCGGCGATGGCGGGCGCGTTCCGAATCTCGCGCGATTCCAGTTCCTCGACCCGCAGGCCCACGACTTCTACCCTGACTGGGACCTGTTCGCCGAGATGTGCGTCGCCGTGATACGCGCCGAAGCCGGAAGAGACCCGCACGACAAGGACATCCAGGATCTCGTGGGCGAGCTCTCGACCCGCAGCGAGGTCTTCCGCTCACTCTGGGCGGCGCACAACGTGCGCACCCATGGCTCCGGCACGAAGCGCTTCCGGCATCCCGTGGTCGGCGACCTCACCCTCGTCTACGAAGAACTCGCCCTCACGGCTGAGCCGGGTCAGGTCATGCTGATCTACAGCGCGGAACCCGGCTCTCCCTCGGCCGAGAGAATGAGGCTCCTCGCCTCCTGGGCGGCCGAGAGCTCGGAGCGGGCGCTGCCCTCCGCATAG
- a CDS encoding SDR family NAD(P)-dependent oxidoreductase, translating to MSVILVTGASTGLGLATAEALAAEGHDVVVHARTATSAPPGEWHGVLTGDLADQDEVRSLAGDAEAFGAFDVVVHNAGALRPPDAVRVNTIAPYMITALMQCPRRLIYLSSSMHRGGGTDLRGLRDGTASYSDSKLWVTTMALALAARWPELQIHAVDPGWVPTRMGGSGAPDDLRQGHLTQVRLATEGVLSPPTGGYWHHLSTEPPAEAATDPAFQESLLAALAEITRIPMP from the coding sequence GTGTCCGTGATTCTCGTGACGGGTGCCTCCACGGGGCTCGGACTCGCCACAGCAGAGGCGCTCGCCGCAGAAGGGCACGATGTCGTGGTGCATGCCCGCACGGCGACCAGCGCCCCGCCGGGCGAGTGGCATGGAGTGCTCACGGGAGACCTCGCTGATCAGGATGAGGTCCGGTCGCTCGCCGGAGACGCGGAGGCCTTCGGCGCTTTCGACGTGGTCGTGCACAACGCGGGCGCGCTCCGCCCGCCGGACGCGGTGCGCGTGAACACGATCGCTCCCTACATGATCACGGCTCTGATGCAGTGTCCTCGCCGCCTGATCTACCTCAGCAGCTCCATGCACCGAGGGGGTGGCACCGATCTCCGTGGGCTGCGTGACGGTACAGCGTCGTACAGCGACAGCAAACTCTGGGTGACGACCATGGCTCTCGCTCTCGCCGCGCGGTGGCCCGAGCTGCAGATCCACGCGGTGGATCCTGGGTGGGTGCCGACGAGGATGGGCGGGTCCGGCGCCCCGGACGATCTGCGGCAAGGGCACCTCACGCAGGTCCGACTCGCGACCGAGGGGGTGCTCAGCCCGCCCACCGGTGGGTACTGGCACCACCTCAGCACCGAGCCGCCGGCAGAGGCCGCCACCGACCCCGCGTTCCAGGAGTCGCTTCTCGCGGCACTCGCGGAGATCACGAGGATCCCGATGCCCTGA
- a CDS encoding multidrug effflux MFS transporter, with protein sequence MTSATPTTTRRLVPTLLLVLTVFGPISMDLYLPALPALTRELGAATSVAQLTVTACLIGLAAGQLTAGPLSDRYGRRRVLLVGIVAYVATSLLCALSPTVEMLIVARVVQGLAGGVGIVIANAAGRDVYAGTQLIRFYARLTVVGGLAAIVGPLLGGVLTTFTDWRGLFVFLAVTGAAILLATLLVFEETLPRDQRTAGGFAHTLRDFATLLRDRVFLGAVLNQGFLYAALFAYLSGATFVLQDVYGLSPQWYAAAFGLNSAGFMVFGYLAGRASERWSVGGTLAVGVAVTATGALGLLLSGLVTVPLWVVIVSLFTLASGVAVASPPATTIALSGYPRMAGTAASLLGMARFGFGGIAAPFVGVAGALDILPLGVVTTTAAVLAALSCVLIARTRRPASEPAATAATATTH encoded by the coding sequence ATGACCTCCGCCACACCCACGACTACCCGCAGGCTCGTGCCGACGCTGCTTCTGGTGCTGACGGTGTTCGGACCGATCTCCATGGACCTGTACCTTCCCGCGCTTCCTGCACTGACACGAGAGCTCGGGGCGGCGACATCCGTGGCGCAGCTCACGGTCACCGCGTGCCTGATCGGCCTCGCAGCCGGTCAGTTGACGGCAGGCCCGCTGTCAGACCGGTACGGTCGCCGCCGCGTTCTACTGGTCGGGATCGTCGCCTACGTGGCGACGTCGCTGCTGTGCGCGCTCAGTCCGACCGTCGAGATGCTCATCGTCGCCCGTGTCGTGCAGGGCCTCGCCGGCGGCGTGGGAATCGTCATCGCCAACGCGGCAGGCCGTGACGTCTACGCCGGTACGCAACTGATCCGCTTCTACGCCCGCCTCACCGTCGTCGGCGGACTGGCGGCCATCGTCGGTCCCCTGCTCGGCGGGGTGCTCACGACGTTCACCGACTGGCGCGGCCTGTTCGTCTTTCTCGCCGTCACCGGGGCTGCGATCCTGCTCGCCACGCTCCTCGTCTTCGAGGAGACGCTGCCTCGTGACCAGCGCACCGCCGGTGGATTCGCCCACACCCTCCGCGACTTCGCGACCCTGCTGCGCGACCGTGTCTTCCTCGGCGCGGTGCTGAACCAGGGCTTCCTCTACGCGGCTCTGTTCGCATACCTGTCGGGCGCGACCTTCGTGCTGCAAGACGTCTACGGGCTCTCGCCGCAGTGGTACGCCGCCGCGTTCGGTCTGAACTCCGCCGGCTTCATGGTGTTCGGGTATCTCGCAGGGCGAGCATCCGAACGCTGGAGCGTGGGCGGCACGCTCGCGGTCGGAGTGGCTGTGACTGCCACGGGCGCCCTCGGGCTGCTGCTCTCCGGTCTCGTCACCGTGCCCCTCTGGGTCGTGATCGTCTCCCTGTTCACGCTCGCCAGCGGCGTCGCCGTCGCATCGCCCCCCGCGACGACCATCGCTCTCAGCGGATATCCCCGGATGGCAGGCACCGCCGCGTCACTCCTCGGAATGGCCCGCTTCGGTTTCGGCGGGATCGCCGCCCCGTTCGTCGGCGTCGCCGGCGCGCTCGACATCCTCCCACTCGGCGTCGTGACGACGACCGCAGCCGTACTGGCAGCGCTGTCGTGCGTTCTCATCGCTCGCACGCGTCGACCCGCTTCTGAACCAGCCGCGACTGCGGCGACCGCAACCACTCACTGA
- a CDS encoding zinc-dependent alcohol dehydrogenase family protein → MRGVMMYAPGDVRVEDRADPVILEPADAVIRLSATCICGSDLWPYRGAEALAQTPQPMGHEYVGVVTEIGADVQNVKVGDFVVGSFFTSDNTCEICRAGYQSHCVHRTPIGAEGTQAELARIPNADGTLVATPGQPDEDLIPSLLAASDVLGTGWFAAVAANAGPGKTVAVVGDGAVGLLGILAAKQLGAERIIAMSRHADRQALARQFGATDIVEERGDEGVAKVKELTDGLGAHSVIEAVGTQASMEQAIRSARPGGHVGYVGVSHDVSLDGFELFFSGVTLHGGPAPVRRFLPELIQLIWDRKIDPGTVFDLTLPLEQAAEGYAAMDQRTATKVLLTV, encoded by the coding sequence ATGCGTGGAGTCATGATGTACGCCCCCGGCGATGTGCGAGTCGAGGACCGCGCCGATCCCGTCATCCTCGAACCGGCCGACGCCGTCATCCGGCTCTCGGCCACCTGCATCTGCGGATCCGACCTGTGGCCCTACCGCGGTGCCGAGGCACTGGCGCAGACGCCCCAGCCGATGGGACACGAGTACGTCGGCGTCGTCACCGAGATCGGCGCAGACGTGCAGAACGTGAAGGTCGGCGACTTCGTCGTCGGCAGCTTCTTCACCTCTGACAACACTTGCGAGATCTGCCGGGCGGGCTACCAGTCGCACTGCGTGCACCGCACGCCCATCGGGGCCGAGGGCACCCAGGCGGAGCTCGCCCGGATCCCGAATGCGGACGGCACCCTCGTCGCCACCCCGGGACAGCCCGACGAAGACCTCATCCCGTCGCTGCTCGCTGCCTCGGACGTGCTCGGCACGGGCTGGTTCGCGGCCGTCGCTGCGAACGCCGGCCCGGGCAAGACCGTCGCCGTCGTCGGCGACGGAGCGGTCGGTCTGCTCGGCATCCTCGCCGCGAAGCAGCTCGGCGCCGAGCGGATCATCGCCATGTCCCGACACGCCGACCGACAGGCGCTCGCCCGACAGTTCGGGGCCACCGACATCGTCGAAGAGCGAGGAGACGAAGGGGTGGCGAAGGTCAAGGAGCTGACCGATGGCCTCGGCGCGCACTCCGTGATCGAAGCAGTCGGCACGCAGGCATCCATGGAGCAGGCGATCCGCTCCGCGCGGCCGGGAGGTCACGTCGGCTACGTCGGCGTCTCGCATGACGTCTCCCTCGACGGGTTCGAGCTGTTCTTCTCCGGCGTGACCCTGCACGGCGGCCCTGCGCCCGTGCGTCGCTTCCTGCCGGAGCTCATCCAGCTGATCTGGGACCGCAAGATCGACCCTGGAACCGTCTTCGACCTCACCCTGCCGCTCGAGCAGGCTGCCGAAGGGTATGCAGCGATGGACCAGCGCACCGCCACCAAGGTCCTGCTGACCGTCTGA
- a CDS encoding cupin domain-containing protein, with protein sequence MNIEPAAPSIKNPPEQFAGDVWVDTIAVPHEEDQRMSVAVVKFAPGARTAWHSHARGQYLRVTQGIARFGTRDGEVIEVGPGQTIYTPPGQDHWHASAGDTFMEHIAMLESGDDPASTTVWKEHITDDEYEGTAQR encoded by the coding sequence ATGAACATCGAACCAGCAGCACCGAGCATCAAGAACCCGCCGGAGCAGTTCGCCGGCGACGTCTGGGTGGACACGATCGCCGTACCGCACGAGGAGGACCAGCGGATGTCGGTCGCGGTGGTCAAGTTCGCTCCCGGTGCCCGTACCGCGTGGCATTCGCACGCCCGCGGACAGTACCTGCGGGTCACACAGGGCATCGCCCGCTTCGGCACTCGCGATGGCGAGGTCATCGAGGTCGGGCCCGGACAGACGATCTACACCCCGCCAGGACAGGATCACTGGCACGCATCCGCAGGCGACACGTTCATGGAGCACATCGCCATGCTCGAGAGCGGTGACGATCCGGCGTCCACCACGGTGTGGAAGGAACACATCACCGACGACGAGTACGAAGGGACGGCGCAGCGATGA
- a CDS encoding carboxymuconolactone decarboxylase family protein — translation MTGWTGGQRAVGDIAPALAHYTDAILFDEVWARPELSPRDRSLVTVSALVTLGATEQLAFHLGYARDNGVTEEELIETITHLAFYTGWPRAMAAIGAARAAFADEAG, via the coding sequence ATGACCGGATGGACCGGAGGTCAGCGAGCAGTGGGAGACATCGCCCCTGCACTCGCGCACTACACGGATGCGATCCTGTTCGACGAGGTCTGGGCGCGGCCCGAACTGTCGCCGCGCGACCGCAGCCTCGTCACCGTCTCTGCGCTGGTGACACTCGGAGCCACGGAACAGCTGGCGTTCCACCTCGGCTACGCACGCGACAACGGCGTCACCGAGGAAGAACTCATCGAGACGATCACGCACCTCGCCTTCTACACGGGCTGGCCGCGCGCCATGGCAGCGATCGGTGCGGCTCGCGCTGCGTTCGCCGACGAGGCCGGATGA
- a CDS encoding cyclophilin-like fold protein: protein MTMTRSKWYSAAALATSAALIAGCAPAASRPGSVPPSPAPSSAAPEVASPSPPAEAADTIVRFRNDVAHVDVVIGEDTPAVRDFLSLLPLQVSFEEFGGREKISYLPRELEWSGSPGSDPQDGDLIYFTPWGNLGFYYDASGIGYSDATLHLGTFSASRDVLDALHGQVTVEIHEQ from the coding sequence ATGACGATGACTCGCTCGAAGTGGTACTCGGCCGCTGCGCTCGCGACGTCTGCCGCGCTGATCGCGGGATGTGCGCCCGCCGCGTCGCGTCCCGGGTCTGTGCCGCCGTCGCCGGCGCCGTCGAGCGCCGCGCCGGAGGTGGCGTCCCCTTCGCCACCGGCCGAAGCGGCCGACACGATCGTGCGCTTCCGCAACGATGTCGCACACGTCGATGTCGTGATCGGCGAGGACACCCCCGCCGTCCGAGACTTCCTCTCTCTGCTTCCACTCCAGGTCTCCTTCGAAGAGTTCGGGGGCAGAGAGAAGATCTCCTATCTGCCTCGCGAACTGGAATGGTCCGGCTCCCCCGGATCCGATCCCCAAGACGGCGACCTCATCTACTTCACGCCGTGGGGCAACCTCGGCTTCTACTACGACGCGAGCGGGATCGGCTACTCAGACGCGACGCTGCACCTCGGGACGTTCTCGGCCTCGCGCGACGTACTCGATGCGCTCCACGGCCAGGTGACCGTCGAGATCCACGAGCAGTAG
- a CDS encoding alpha/beta hydrolase, giving the protein MNPRGAGDLDAETVDLPPTRTLSVAGGREITWCELGDPSGVPVLAAHGSPGSRYQLLPVHDAALAAGIRVIAPDRPGFGGTSPTRPDGFHTWDTDALSLLDALGLHAVTVLGFSGGAGYALALASSAPARVSRLVLVCGMIPGAPRSALVGRIPIISVLYRVSTWFPTLATAMLEGRGPFRNTREANLAAWPAADRAVMADARAKTLIAPDAAAGNAQGARAGIDDLARYRRALPEGLESIRQPVHLLHGTADANVPIGVARWAASCLPSATLEEIAEAGHYFAVTSADLVVEALRSHTDAPRGD; this is encoded by the coding sequence GTGAACCCCCGCGGTGCCGGCGACCTCGACGCAGAGACGGTCGACCTTCCTCCGACGCGCACTCTCTCCGTCGCCGGCGGTCGTGAGATCACCTGGTGCGAGCTCGGCGACCCGAGTGGCGTCCCGGTTCTCGCAGCGCACGGGTCACCGGGTTCGCGCTACCAGCTGCTCCCCGTGCACGACGCGGCCCTGGCAGCAGGCATCCGAGTGATCGCGCCCGACCGCCCCGGTTTCGGTGGCACGTCTCCCACACGCCCTGATGGCTTCCACACATGGGACACCGACGCGCTGTCGCTGCTCGACGCGCTCGGGCTGCACGCGGTCACCGTGCTCGGATTCTCCGGTGGTGCCGGCTACGCGCTGGCTCTCGCCTCATCAGCCCCGGCGCGAGTGTCTCGACTGGTTCTCGTGTGCGGGATGATCCCCGGCGCCCCGCGGTCGGCGCTGGTCGGACGCATCCCGATCATCTCAGTCCTGTACCGAGTGAGCACGTGGTTCCCGACGCTCGCCACCGCGATGCTCGAGGGGCGCGGTCCGTTCCGCAACACTCGGGAGGCGAATCTCGCGGCCTGGCCGGCCGCAGATCGAGCCGTGATGGCCGACGCTCGTGCGAAGACGCTCATCGCACCCGACGCCGCCGCCGGCAACGCGCAGGGAGCGCGGGCCGGCATCGACGACCTCGCACGCTACCGCCGTGCGCTGCCGGAGGGCCTCGAGTCGATCCGGCAACCGGTGCACCTGCTCCACGGCACCGCCGACGCAAACGTGCCCATCGGTGTGGCTCGGTGGGCGGCATCCTGCCTGCCTTCCGCGACGCTGGAGGAGATCGCCGAAGCAGGGCACTACTTCGCCGTGACATCCGCTGACCTCGTCGTCGAGGCCCTGCGATCTCACACGGATGCTCCGCGCGGGGACTGA
- a CDS encoding TetR/AcrR family transcriptional regulator C-terminal domain-containing protein, which produces MDPDQLIAAAADLADDGGLEAVTFRALGERLGVSPMAVHRASGGIDALRHAIIASVVDDAVGRLSWPEGWRGVVTVFAYSLRDLLLRHPLVLEAHRQASLDAPGADDVAHRVVDALGSAGLSAEEAAYGYAAVHDFVTGHVAIRLGRGEIELLQIPARRRDASVFAEHHDYDRRFDVGLEILLAGLERSAKA; this is translated from the coding sequence GTGGATCCCGATCAGCTGATCGCGGCGGCGGCAGATCTCGCCGATGACGGGGGACTGGAGGCCGTGACGTTCCGCGCGCTCGGTGAGCGGCTCGGCGTCTCACCCATGGCGGTGCATCGCGCCAGCGGGGGGATCGACGCGCTGCGCCATGCGATCATCGCCTCTGTCGTCGACGACGCCGTGGGGCGCCTTTCGTGGCCTGAGGGATGGCGTGGTGTCGTGACGGTCTTCGCCTACAGCCTTCGAGATCTGCTGCTGCGGCATCCGCTGGTGCTCGAAGCTCACCGGCAGGCGTCGCTCGACGCCCCGGGCGCAGACGACGTGGCGCATCGAGTCGTCGACGCCCTCGGTTCCGCCGGTCTCTCTGCCGAGGAGGCAGCGTATGGGTACGCCGCCGTGCACGACTTCGTCACGGGGCACGTGGCGATCAGGCTCGGTCGTGGCGAGATCGAGCTGCTGCAGATCCCCGCTCGCCGCCGCGACGCCTCGGTCTTCGCTGAGCATCATGACTACGACCGTCGATTCGACGTCGGTCTCGAGATTCTGCTCGCGGGGCTCGAACGATCGGCGAAGGCGTGA
- a CDS encoding MFS transporter, giving the protein MALQTRPAQANTRGRRTAAATGLALVVIAGAALESFLLPALPHIQREFGVDAATGALAQVAPTLTTIIVTPLAGRFADVYGARRTLAALLLIVTAGGLTSAFAPVFPALVVGQVLQGFALGVLPVAFVVVRGLFAADSIAAASGGLVALTVGGAGLGVLIAGPLIENTSRAVLFGIPTAVVIIGGLVFFASRVRLDIREPEGPTRIDWAGASVLSLTLVATVAWLARTSASGWFAPGSLLLLGVAAALASAWVLIERRVAQPMIDVGTLRSRTVGGAVAVGVGIGAGYAAIVYLVPQQIAQPVDGYGLGASATQTGFFLTAAFAAGFVASPLAGGLAARLGTRVVGVGAMLVLATGAFVAALSTEPAAIIAALALAGIGAGSASTVAFSSAAAGAAEHEVGVSTALVTIARAIGGALATQVVASVISASGVEAGGVPDLSAFRLGFLVAMGVAVVGAVLAFLLPKGSGRALRRDGSPSRQQTGSEERLL; this is encoded by the coding sequence ATGGCACTACAGACTCGCCCCGCACAGGCGAACACGCGAGGGCGACGCACCGCCGCCGCCACCGGTCTCGCCCTCGTGGTCATCGCAGGCGCCGCGCTCGAGAGCTTCCTCCTGCCGGCCCTGCCTCACATCCAGCGGGAGTTCGGGGTGGATGCGGCAACAGGGGCACTCGCGCAGGTGGCCCCGACCTTGACGACCATCATCGTCACGCCCCTCGCCGGACGCTTCGCCGACGTCTACGGGGCACGCCGCACCCTCGCTGCGCTGCTCCTGATCGTCACCGCGGGTGGGCTCACCAGCGCTTTCGCCCCGGTCTTCCCGGCGCTCGTCGTCGGACAGGTGCTCCAGGGATTCGCGCTCGGAGTACTCCCCGTCGCCTTCGTGGTCGTGCGCGGACTCTTCGCCGCCGATTCGATCGCCGCCGCATCCGGCGGTCTCGTCGCCCTCACGGTCGGCGGAGCAGGACTCGGGGTCCTCATCGCCGGCCCACTGATCGAGAACACCTCCCGCGCCGTCCTCTTCGGCATTCCCACGGCAGTGGTCATCATCGGCGGACTGGTCTTCTTCGCGTCCCGCGTTCGCCTCGACATCCGCGAGCCCGAAGGCCCCACGCGCATCGACTGGGCGGGCGCATCGGTGCTCTCGCTCACCCTCGTCGCCACCGTGGCCTGGCTCGCACGCACCTCCGCGTCAGGATGGTTCGCGCCGGGCTCGCTCCTCCTGCTCGGGGTCGCCGCCGCGCTCGCTTCCGCATGGGTTCTCATCGAGCGCCGCGTCGCACAGCCCATGATCGACGTCGGCACCCTCAGATCGCGCACCGTCGGCGGCGCGGTGGCGGTGGGAGTCGGCATCGGCGCCGGGTACGCCGCGATCGTGTACCTCGTGCCGCAACAGATCGCCCAGCCCGTCGACGGCTACGGTCTCGGGGCGAGCGCGACGCAGACCGGCTTCTTCCTCACTGCCGCCTTCGCCGCGGGATTCGTCGCCTCACCGCTCGCCGGAGGGCTCGCTGCCCGCCTCGGCACTCGTGTCGTCGGCGTGGGGGCGATGCTGGTTCTGGCGACAGGCGCCTTCGTCGCGGCACTGTCCACGGAGCCGGCCGCCATCATCGCCGCACTCGCGCTCGCCGGAATCGGCGCCGGTTCTGCGTCCACGGTCGCCTTCTCCTCGGCTGCGGCGGGCGCTGCCGAGCATGAAGTGGGCGTCTCGACCGCACTGGTGACGATCGCACGCGCGATCGGCGGGGCGCTCGCGACGCAGGTGGTGGCATCCGTCATCTCGGCGAGTGGTGTGGAGGCAGGTGGTGTTCCGGATCTCTCGGCGTTCCGCCTCGGTTTCCTCGTGGCGATGGGTGTCGCCGTCGTCGGTGCGGTGCTCGCGTTCCTGCTGCCGAAGGGCTCGGGGCGCGCTCTTCGACGAGACGGAAGTCCTTCTCGCCAGCAGACAGGGTCAGAAGAGAGACTGCTCTGA
- a CDS encoding GNAT family N-acetyltransferase, with translation MVTITTEVATTARWDDVQRALTGGGDGASCHCIWPMLSNKDWNETTVPQRTEMLRDEIDAGPPPGLIAYVDDEAAGWIRIGPRTSQARIARTRMITTASDEPFDDESVWAVSCFVVRREHRGSGLTLELLRAAVDHAAAAGARVIEGYPVDTRGEKKRTNDLFHGTLETFLAAGFTTRAEMKPGRTLVARVVTP, from the coding sequence ATGGTGACGATCACGACCGAAGTGGCGACGACGGCCCGATGGGATGACGTGCAGCGCGCGCTCACCGGCGGCGGCGACGGTGCAAGCTGCCACTGCATCTGGCCGATGCTGAGCAACAAGGACTGGAACGAGACGACCGTTCCGCAGCGCACGGAGATGCTGCGCGACGAGATCGACGCAGGCCCACCACCCGGGCTCATCGCCTACGTCGACGACGAGGCCGCAGGATGGATCCGCATCGGCCCGCGCACCTCGCAGGCACGTATCGCGCGCACACGCATGATCACCACGGCATCCGATGAGCCGTTCGACGACGAATCAGTCTGGGCGGTGAGCTGCTTCGTCGTGCGCCGCGAGCACCGCGGCTCCGGACTCACACTCGAGTTGCTGCGCGCCGCGGTCGACCATGCAGCCGCGGCAGGCGCGCGGGTCATCGAGGGTTACCCCGTCGACACACGCGGCGAGAAGAAGCGCACGAACGATCTCTTCCACGGCACCCTCGAGACTTTTCTCGCTGCGGGGTTCACCACGCGAGCCGAGATGAAGCCCGGTCGCACGCTGGTCGCACGAGTGGTCACCCCGTGA
- a CDS encoding lysoplasmalogenase — protein MQRRSIDPLVWAFLPYAAVSTLHVVLLATSSPLAGPTKLLLMPLLAIPVLASFRGITQRGALALAGTAIVFSWLGDSAGAVFPTAPEVPLMLAFFGVAHLAYIVLFALFLARRRMPWWALVYAAWWVAMLLGIGPHTGGLFLAVAAYGLVLGSTAAESTRCHPVVAIGGVFFLASDTVLALRLFLPDSLASWSSPTIMLTYTIGQGLIIAGTLITLRKRGS, from the coding sequence ATGCAGCGCCGCTCGATAGACCCGCTCGTGTGGGCTTTTCTGCCCTATGCCGCGGTTTCGACTCTGCACGTGGTTCTGCTTGCGACGAGCAGCCCTCTGGCAGGGCCGACAAAGCTCCTCCTGATGCCCTTACTAGCGATTCCCGTGCTGGCATCATTCAGAGGGATCACTCAACGCGGGGCGCTAGCTCTCGCAGGCACCGCGATCGTGTTCTCGTGGCTCGGTGACAGTGCGGGCGCGGTGTTCCCGACAGCACCCGAGGTTCCGCTCATGCTCGCCTTCTTCGGCGTCGCGCACCTGGCGTACATCGTCCTCTTCGCTCTCTTCCTCGCCCGCAGACGGATGCCGTGGTGGGCGCTCGTGTATGCCGCCTGGTGGGTGGCGATGCTGCTCGGGATCGGCCCGCACACGGGTGGACTGTTTCTCGCGGTCGCCGCATATGGGCTGGTGCTCGGCAGCACGGCCGCCGAGTCGACACGCTGCCATCCGGTCGTCGCGATCGGCGGCGTGTTCTTCCTGGCGAGCGACACGGTGCTCGCACTGCGGCTCTTCCTGCCGGACTCGCTCGCGTCGTGGAGCAGCCCGACGATCATGCTCACCTATACGATCGGGCAGGGGCTGATCATCGCCGGCACCCTGATCACCCTGCGAAAGCGAGGTTCCTGA
- a CDS encoding RNA-binding S4 domain-containing protein, with amino-acid sequence MADAARVDSWLWAIRVYKTRSAATTACRAGHVRVNGDKVKAAQHVRIGDELRVRIAGFDRILIVRQLLVKRVGAPLAALAYEDRTPQREPQATLGLRDRGAGRPTKRERRDIDRLRGRASGDTGILPE; translated from the coding sequence ATGGCCGATGCCGCACGCGTCGACAGCTGGCTCTGGGCGATCCGCGTCTACAAGACCCGCTCTGCCGCGACCACTGCATGCCGCGCAGGGCATGTACGTGTGAATGGCGACAAGGTGAAGGCTGCGCAACATGTTCGCATCGGCGACGAACTGCGCGTACGCATCGCAGGCTTCGACCGGATCCTCATCGTCCGACAGCTCCTGGTCAAGCGCGTCGGCGCTCCCCTGGCGGCGCTGGCCTACGAGGATCGCACGCCGCAGCGTGAGCCGCAGGCAACTCTGGGACTACGCGACCGCGGCGCCGGACGCCCGACGAAGCGGGAGCGACGCGACATCGACCGGCTGCGCGGGCGAGCATCTGGGGATACCGGCATCCTCCCGGAGTAG